The Nitrospira sp. genome contains a region encoding:
- the nuoF gene encoding NADH-quinone oxidoreductase subunit NuoF, which translates to MPAAAEPRLVQQMEGAPWEIEGYLKVGGYEAWKRCVKELKASQVIDELKKSGLRGRGGAGFPTGIKWDKVLNHRVKERYFVCNAGEHEPGTFKDRHLLKTLPHQLIEGCLIASYTVQAKASFLYVNHEYHEERQNLKKALAQAKDQGLLGKNVFGSGVDIELEVFEGHGSYVAGEETAMLESMQGRPAMPRQKPPFYPTDFGLYGKPTLVNNVETLCNIPRILYKGAGWFTQVGTEKCPGTMMFSLSGAINRPGVYEMPMGVTIRDLIEQCGGGVPDGRKIKAVFPGGPAFSMVTADQLDLPMDFDSLKKAGTGLGSAGVIVVDDATCMVAKTLHFSNFFKDESCGQCPPCRMGTINLAALMKKIEEGQGTEKDLDSLLQLCGFVKGTGYCTLVTGASVLVQSSLKLFRREYEEHIRLQRCPYQQAPAEIGAHS; encoded by the coding sequence ATGCCTGCGGCCGCGGAACCACGCCTTGTCCAACAGATGGAGGGTGCCCCTTGGGAGATCGAGGGGTATCTCAAAGTCGGTGGCTATGAAGCCTGGAAGCGGTGTGTCAAAGAGTTGAAAGCCTCGCAAGTGATTGATGAGCTGAAGAAGTCCGGCTTGCGGGGAAGGGGTGGCGCAGGGTTTCCCACGGGAATCAAATGGGACAAGGTTCTCAACCATCGGGTCAAAGAGCGCTATTTCGTTTGTAATGCCGGCGAACACGAACCGGGTACGTTTAAGGATCGCCATCTCTTAAAGACGTTGCCGCACCAATTGATCGAAGGTTGTCTGATCGCGTCCTATACAGTGCAGGCGAAAGCGTCCTTTCTGTATGTGAATCATGAGTACCATGAAGAGCGGCAAAATCTGAAGAAAGCCTTGGCCCAGGCGAAAGATCAGGGGCTCCTCGGGAAGAACGTGTTTGGCAGCGGGGTCGATATCGAGCTGGAAGTCTTTGAAGGCCATGGAAGCTACGTGGCCGGCGAAGAGACCGCCATGTTAGAGTCGATGCAAGGCCGTCCGGCGATGCCACGACAGAAACCACCGTTCTATCCGACGGATTTCGGCCTCTATGGCAAGCCGACCCTCGTCAATAACGTTGAGACGTTATGCAATATTCCCAGGATTCTCTACAAAGGCGCCGGGTGGTTCACCCAAGTTGGGACGGAAAAATGTCCGGGCACCATGATGTTTTCGCTGAGCGGAGCGATCAATCGGCCAGGTGTGTATGAGATGCCGATGGGTGTGACGATTCGAGATCTGATCGAACAATGCGGCGGGGGCGTTCCCGATGGCCGCAAGATCAAGGCGGTCTTTCCCGGTGGCCCGGCGTTCTCAATGGTAACGGCGGACCAGCTCGACCTTCCCATGGACTTCGATTCGTTGAAGAAAGCGGGTACGGGTTTAGGATCGGCCGGCGTGATCGTTGTCGACGATGCGACGTGCATGGTGGCTAAGACGCTGCACTTTTCCAATTTTTTCAAGGATGAGAGTTGCGGCCAGTGTCCTCCCTGCCGCATGGGGACGATCAACTTGGCTGCACTGATGAAGAAAATTGAAGAGGGGCAGGGCACTGAAAAAGACCTGGATAGTCTTCTCCAGCTCTGTGGTTTCGTCAAAGGGACAGGATACTGTACCCTCGTGACCGGTGCATCGGTCTTGGTGCAAAGCAGTCTGAAGTTATTCCGTCGCGAATATGAAGAGCATATTCGCCTGCAGCGCTGTCCCTATCAGCAAGCACCGGCCGAGATAGGTGCTCATTCCTAG
- a CDS encoding (2Fe-2S)-binding protein translates to MPRVTFLHSDGRSGEVDANISLLDAAKEVGFRLNHDCGGNASCTTCRVEVQMGHEHLSEIDFDEQDLLDREALTEPWHRLACQARVLGDVVVRVPEAKWENPTTATTEAVGLIFDKEVLD, encoded by the coding sequence ATGCCGCGAGTGACGTTCCTTCATTCAGACGGGCGAAGCGGCGAAGTGGACGCGAACATTTCGCTCCTTGATGCGGCGAAAGAGGTCGGTTTTCGATTGAACCACGACTGCGGGGGGAATGCGTCCTGCACCACCTGCCGCGTGGAGGTTCAGATGGGGCACGAGCATCTTTCGGAGATCGATTTCGACGAGCAAGACCTGCTGGATCGGGAAGCGTTGACTGAACCATGGCACCGCCTGGCATGCCAGGCACGTGTCTTGGGGGATGTCGTCGTGCGCGTACCCGAAGCCAAATGGGAGAATCCAACGACAGCGACGACAGAGGCGGTGGGGTTGATATTCGATAAAGAGGTGTTAGACTAA
- a CDS encoding replication-associated recombination protein A gives MPLSHDPGPDLFTASAPRSQPAAPLAERMRPQDFNDFVGQDDIVGRDRPLRRAIESDRLSSVIFWGPPGSGKTTLAHLIARHTKSHFVAFSAVTGGIPELREIIKTAEHRLAIQQQKTVLFVDEIHRFNKAQQDAFLPHVERGTVVLVGATTENPSFEVISPLLSRSLVVVLKPLDGAALEQIMNRALEDRTVGLGGKHVRCSREAGQRLIAFGNGDARVLLTALEFIVEQCDAGPDGIREIDAQAVDAGLRTKALRYDKSGEEHYNLISAYIKSLRDSDPDGALYWLARMLDAGEDPKFVARRMVIFASEDIGNADPLALVVATSVAHAVQFVGLPEAQINLAHGTTYLASRPKDNASYVGLLEALKDAKAHGNLAVPLHLRNAVTSLMKELGYGTDYRYVHDDPPARTEQTHLPPALKDRRYYRPKSQK, from the coding sequence ATGCCTCTGTCACATGATCCAGGGCCTGATCTGTTCACCGCGTCAGCGCCGCGGAGCCAACCAGCGGCTCCGCTGGCGGAACGGATGCGCCCCCAAGACTTTAACGACTTTGTCGGGCAGGACGACATTGTCGGGCGGGATCGTCCCTTACGAAGAGCGATTGAGTCCGACCGATTGTCTTCCGTGATTTTCTGGGGACCGCCGGGATCGGGGAAAACCACTCTCGCACATCTGATCGCCCGACATACCAAGTCTCACTTCGTCGCATTTTCAGCGGTGACCGGGGGCATTCCTGAGCTGCGCGAGATCATCAAGACCGCTGAACATCGGCTGGCCATACAGCAACAAAAAACCGTCCTGTTCGTCGATGAAATCCATCGTTTCAATAAAGCGCAACAGGATGCGTTTCTCCCGCATGTAGAGCGTGGGACGGTGGTTTTGGTCGGCGCCACCACGGAGAATCCTTCCTTTGAAGTCATCAGTCCTCTGTTGTCTCGCTCCCTGGTCGTGGTGCTCAAGCCTCTGGACGGCGCGGCATTGGAGCAAATCATGAATCGCGCGTTGGAGGACCGGACCGTTGGATTGGGGGGAAAGCATGTTCGCTGCTCACGCGAGGCCGGACAGCGATTGATCGCGTTCGGCAACGGAGATGCCCGAGTCCTTCTGACCGCGTTGGAATTCATTGTCGAGCAGTGCGACGCGGGACCGGATGGGATAAGAGAGATCGATGCACAGGCCGTCGATGCAGGATTGCGGACAAAAGCGTTGCGCTACGACAAGTCAGGGGAAGAGCACTACAACCTGATCTCGGCCTACATCAAAAGCCTTCGCGATTCAGATCCTGACGGGGCGCTCTACTGGTTGGCTCGTATGCTGGACGCCGGCGAAGATCCAAAATTCGTCGCCCGGCGGATGGTGATCTTTGCTTCCGAGGATATCGGCAATGCGGATCCGTTGGCCTTGGTCGTCGCCACATCGGTGGCGCACGCCGTCCAATTCGTCGGGCTCCCTGAGGCGCAGATCAACCTGGCTCATGGCACCACCTACCTCGCATCACGCCCCAAGGACAACGCGTCCTACGTGGGCCTGTTGGAAGCGTTGAAGGATGCGAAAGCTCACGGTAATCTGGCGGTTCCGCTCCATCTCCGGAATGCCGTAACCTCGCTGATGAAGGAACTGGGTTATGGAACCGACTACCGTTATGTCCATGACGACCCACCGGCACGAACGGAGCAAACCCATTTGCCGCCGGCCCTGAAGGATCGACGGTATTACCGCCCTAAGTCGCAAAAATAG
- a CDS encoding 6-carboxytetrahydropterin synthase, translating into MTRRYRFCAAHRLHTDLLTAEENWAAFGKCNNPNGHGHNYVVLVTIKSGAAHEACDLDRLDRVVNERVVNRFDHLDLNRDPAFAELTTTGENIVKLIWDILNPLLPHGCLQKVGVIETRDNYFEYAGVT; encoded by the coding sequence GTGACAAGGCGTTATCGATTTTGCGCCGCCCATAGACTTCACACTGACCTCCTTACGGCCGAAGAGAATTGGGCCGCCTTCGGAAAATGTAATAATCCGAACGGTCATGGGCATAACTACGTGGTGCTGGTTACGATCAAGAGCGGCGCGGCGCATGAAGCCTGCGACCTTGACCGGCTCGACCGGGTGGTCAACGAGAGAGTCGTCAACCGCTTCGATCATTTGGACCTCAATCGTGACCCCGCGTTTGCCGAACTTACTACAACCGGGGAGAACATCGTCAAACTCATTTGGGACATTCTGAATCCGCTCTTGCCTCACGGTTGTCTCCAGAAGGTCGGTGTCATCGAGACAAGAGACAACTACTTTGAATATGCGGGCGTCACCTAA
- the erpA gene encoding iron-sulfur cluster insertion protein ErpA — MVTITQVAEQKIRELMAEEKDVVGLRVYVRGGGCHGYQYGMAFESKMAEDDTVIEMGDVKVIMDSQSAPLLQGAEVDYVDSVQGSGFSIKNPQAKTTCGCGSSFSA, encoded by the coding sequence ATGGTAACGATTACACAGGTGGCGGAACAGAAGATCCGAGAGTTGATGGCCGAGGAAAAGGACGTGGTCGGACTGCGGGTGTACGTGCGCGGTGGCGGGTGCCATGGCTACCAGTACGGGATGGCGTTTGAGTCGAAGATGGCCGAAGACGATACGGTCATCGAGATGGGCGATGTGAAGGTCATCATGGACTCTCAGAGCGCTCCCCTGCTGCAAGGCGCGGAAGTCGACTACGTGGACAGTGTGCAGGGTTCGGGCTTCTCGATCAAGAATCCTCAGGCCAAAACGACGTGCGGCTGCGGCAGCTCGTTTAGCGCGTAA
- a CDS encoding PilZ domain-containing protein: MKRTEGKPSAGMVALSERRKFVRATLVGSALVSPKSGGRACTAVLDNVNKIGAGLHTKDRFPPNEKVTVSLAFLDSDRVEQQEKLDGTVAWVRPWEKKGYLIGVVWDELVTKEKNRWLYYYLEETLKASV; the protein is encoded by the coding sequence GTGAAGCGAACAGAAGGAAAACCATCGGCCGGTATGGTGGCGCTGAGCGAGCGGAGAAAATTTGTCCGTGCGACATTGGTCGGATCCGCATTGGTGTCGCCGAAGAGCGGTGGGCGGGCCTGTACGGCGGTGTTGGACAATGTGAACAAGATCGGGGCCGGGCTTCACACGAAAGATCGTTTCCCTCCGAACGAGAAAGTCACCGTGTCACTCGCATTCCTGGATTCCGATCGAGTCGAACAACAGGAAAAGCTCGATGGGACCGTCGCCTGGGTGAGGCCGTGGGAAAAGAAAGGCTACCTGATCGGGGTGGTCTGGGATGAATTGGTGACCAAAGAGAAAAACCGCTGGCTCTATTACTATCTCGAAGAAACGCTCAAAGCCTCCGTCTAA
- a CDS encoding VWA domain-containing protein yields MRHVSSRQRLLQRLVPELGATGAEPFVTRLTQAAGKPDAEAQVLTLLDELEELSEKTACAAIAAFPELDRRAGLSHILLWLDLGVALAQTSGASALKYFKDSPLVLSLIEKADARTEVLTIGLEVAEQDANVALEYVRHAPEILSAMHPDHLRPWLEIGIELTAINVVVGLEFIRQISRLASVLPFESVRDWATLGMKLIVPNSLGKPDYVGTLEFLRTSPTILGEIEDPTVRAKVVSLCLVLTEQSPESGMTWLTESPRVLRAVPSMEWKLRLLQYGSLLAEKHAGATLEYLRRAAELITLIGDGPEAVSRFDNWFRAGMEVLAYSPDGARAYFAVESRKALASVEQALSGVPFRQVAQRLKLFVQGLCGRDVAVMAMQDSLMSPSRAMVGADGWTISFPALLRRYPTAAENERLYLVMAAHEAGHVEFGTYRLRLEALADLIEAVRHRYSRSDQARPETLADLFRLYPDPALVQNLWMVLEDARVEFLLQTEYPGLRYDLARLAAESITPRDPAQGVAPKELVVDCLLRLSTGDAEHSAVPKALTEEVSILWGMCRAVLKATATAEETVRVVDAVYVRLEELLVARGEMIHIERHEERKDQEAGDTRQEPPSDQYRTVVDLAYRGSMNPEFIRWHQDHVEQKHETPAQADGSVPQDVLLGEQQSAGRELLSEGRSLPSVVEECLTREADTQSIRETTVHEQRAVLYPEWDYRIDDYRMNWCRVVERPADFGSDEFVTVTLAAQRSIVRSLRRYFEGLRPPALRRVARQDDGDEVDFDAVVRRTGEQRAGMEGDDRVYIRREKRERDVAAAFLVDISGSTSRELGNGRRVIDIEKEGLVLLCEALDAIGDQFGLYAYSGRGREVVDFLTIKDFDDRLGASTAHRLGGLAPRHQNRDGAAIRHATAKLLMRDVKTRILMLLSDGRPLDDQYKDDYSLEDTKAALREARRQGVDTFCVTIDREAESYLHRMYAGAQYCVISSVEALPMKLPRIYRQLTA; encoded by the coding sequence ATGAGACACGTTTCAAGCCGACAACGCTTACTACAACGGCTGGTTCCCGAACTGGGTGCGACGGGTGCTGAACCATTCGTCACGCGCTTGACCCAGGCAGCGGGCAAACCGGATGCGGAAGCGCAGGTCCTGACCCTGCTCGATGAACTCGAAGAATTATCCGAGAAAACGGCTTGTGCGGCGATCGCTGCGTTTCCTGAGCTCGATCGGCGCGCCGGACTCTCGCACATCCTGCTCTGGCTCGATCTTGGAGTCGCACTGGCGCAGACATCAGGCGCCTCCGCGCTCAAATATTTCAAGGATAGTCCCTTGGTCCTCAGCCTGATCGAGAAGGCCGATGCGCGCACGGAGGTCTTGACGATCGGTCTGGAAGTCGCCGAGCAAGATGCCAACGTGGCGCTCGAATACGTGCGACACGCGCCGGAGATTCTGTCCGCCATGCACCCAGATCACCTGCGGCCATGGCTCGAGATCGGTATTGAACTGACGGCCATCAATGTGGTGGTCGGGCTGGAGTTCATCAGGCAAATCTCCCGGCTGGCTTCTGTCCTGCCGTTTGAAAGCGTTCGCGACTGGGCGACACTGGGCATGAAATTGATCGTGCCGAACAGCCTCGGGAAGCCGGACTACGTCGGGACACTGGAATTTCTCAGGACAAGCCCGACGATTCTCGGAGAGATCGAAGACCCAACCGTCCGCGCAAAGGTCGTGTCCCTGTGTCTCGTGCTGACCGAGCAGTCACCCGAATCCGGGATGACCTGGCTCACAGAGTCGCCGCGGGTTTTGCGAGCGGTGCCTTCGATGGAATGGAAGCTCAGGCTGTTGCAGTACGGCTCCTTGCTTGCCGAGAAACACGCGGGGGCGACGCTCGAGTACCTTCGTCGTGCCGCGGAACTCATCACACTGATCGGAGATGGTCCTGAGGCAGTGTCGAGATTCGACAATTGGTTTAGGGCCGGGATGGAAGTGCTGGCATATAGTCCGGACGGAGCGCGCGCCTATTTTGCCGTAGAGTCTCGGAAAGCATTGGCTTCGGTCGAGCAAGCGCTGAGCGGTGTGCCGTTCCGGCAGGTCGCTCAAAGACTGAAGCTGTTCGTCCAAGGGCTGTGCGGTCGTGACGTGGCCGTCATGGCCATGCAAGATTCATTGATGTCCCCGTCCCGCGCGATGGTCGGTGCCGACGGGTGGACCATTTCCTTCCCCGCGTTGCTCCGTCGGTATCCCACGGCTGCGGAGAACGAGCGATTGTATCTTGTAATGGCGGCACATGAGGCGGGGCACGTGGAGTTCGGTACGTATCGGCTCAGGCTCGAAGCCCTTGCCGATCTGATCGAAGCCGTTCGACATCGGTACAGTCGATCCGATCAGGCGAGGCCCGAGACGCTGGCTGACCTGTTTCGACTCTACCCGGACCCGGCTCTCGTACAAAACCTCTGGATGGTGCTCGAAGATGCGCGTGTCGAATTCTTGCTGCAAACGGAGTATCCGGGCCTCAGGTACGACCTGGCGCGATTGGCGGCGGAATCCATCACCCCGCGCGATCCGGCTCAGGGTGTGGCCCCGAAGGAATTGGTCGTCGATTGTCTCCTCAGGCTATCCACAGGTGACGCAGAACATTCCGCTGTGCCAAAGGCCCTCACGGAAGAAGTCTCCATCCTCTGGGGAATGTGTCGGGCCGTGCTGAAGGCTACAGCCACGGCGGAGGAAACGGTTCGTGTGGTCGATGCGGTCTATGTTCGGCTGGAAGAGTTGCTTGTGGCCCGCGGCGAGATGATCCACATAGAGCGGCACGAGGAGCGGAAGGATCAGGAAGCTGGGGACACACGACAGGAACCGCCGAGCGACCAATACCGTACGGTAGTTGATCTGGCCTATCGTGGCTCGATGAATCCGGAGTTCATCAGATGGCATCAGGACCACGTCGAACAGAAACATGAGACTCCAGCACAAGCAGACGGTTCGGTACCTCAGGATGTCCTGCTCGGGGAACAACAGTCCGCAGGCAGAGAATTATTGAGCGAGGGGCGTTCATTGCCGTCGGTTGTGGAAGAATGCCTGACGCGCGAGGCCGATACGCAGTCAATCCGGGAGACAACAGTTCATGAGCAGCGGGCTGTCCTCTACCCTGAATGGGACTATCGGATTGACGACTACAGGATGAATTGGTGCCGAGTGGTAGAACGACCCGCGGACTTTGGGTCTGACGAGTTCGTCACGGTGACATTGGCTGCCCAGCGGAGTATCGTGAGGTCTCTGCGCCGGTACTTTGAAGGGTTGCGTCCTCCCGCGCTCCGCCGCGTCGCCAGGCAAGACGACGGGGACGAGGTGGATTTCGATGCCGTCGTCCGGCGAACAGGGGAGCAGCGCGCGGGAATGGAAGGCGACGATCGTGTGTACATTCGTCGAGAAAAAAGAGAACGCGACGTGGCGGCGGCCTTCCTCGTCGACATCAGTGGATCGACCAGCCGAGAGCTCGGAAACGGTCGGCGAGTCATCGACATTGAGAAGGAAGGTCTTGTGCTGCTCTGTGAAGCACTCGATGCCATCGGTGATCAGTTTGGACTGTATGCCTATTCCGGCCGAGGACGCGAGGTGGTCGATTTTCTCACGATCAAAGATTTTGACGATCGTCTTGGAGCCTCGACGGCTCATCGGCTGGGAGGCTTGGCCCCACGTCATCAGAACCGAGACGGAGCGGCAATCCGTCATGCCACGGCGAAGCTGTTGATGCGGGACGTGAAGACCCGCATTCTCATGCTCCTGAGTGACGGACGGCCCTTGGACGACCAGTATAAGGACGACTATTCCTTGGAAGACACGAAGGCGGCGCTGCGCGAGGCAAGACGACAGGGAGTCGACACCTTTTGCGTGACGATCGATCGGGAGGCGGAGAGTTATCTTCACCGCATGTATGCCGGGGCTCAGTATTGCGTCATCAGCAGTGTCGAGGCTCTTCCGATGAAACTGCCTCGCATTTACAGGCAATTGACGGCGTAA
- the folE gene encoding GTP cyclohydrolase I FolE, giving the protein MLLALGEKPSRNGLLKTPERVAKALAFMTQGYQRNIDQLLNGALFPIEYDEMVIVKDIDFFSMCEHHLLPFFGRVHVGYLPNKKVVGLSKIPRIVDTFSRRLQVQERLTVQIAETLNTKLNANGVGVVVEARHLCMMMRGVEKQNTIAVTSSMLGAFRSQSQTREEFLKLIRHGSVGDPD; this is encoded by the coding sequence ATGCTGCTCGCCTTGGGGGAAAAACCGAGTCGTAACGGTCTGCTCAAAACGCCGGAGCGTGTCGCCAAGGCGCTGGCCTTTATGACACAGGGCTATCAGCGCAATATCGACCAGCTGCTGAACGGAGCCCTGTTCCCGATCGAATACGATGAGATGGTCATCGTCAAAGACATCGATTTCTTCAGTATGTGTGAGCATCACCTGCTCCCGTTTTTCGGCAGAGTCCATGTCGGCTATTTACCCAATAAGAAAGTCGTCGGCCTCAGTAAGATCCCGCGAATTGTCGATACTTTTTCGAGGCGATTACAAGTACAGGAACGGCTGACGGTCCAGATCGCCGAAACCCTAAATACCAAGCTGAATGCGAATGGTGTCGGTGTCGTCGTCGAAGCGCGACATCTCTGCATGATGATGCGCGGAGTGGAAAAACAAAACACGATCGCCGTCACCAGCTCCATGTTGGGAGCCTTCCGCAGTCAATCACAGACGCGTGAAGAGTTTCTCAAGTTGATTCGCCACGGCAGCGTCGGCGATCCAGACTGA
- the mdh gene encoding malate dehydrogenase, with product MARPKITVVGAGNVGGTTAQRLAEKNLYNVVLVDIVHGVPQGKALDISQAGPVCGYDTRVVGTNDYTDTAGSSIAVITSGMPRKPGMSRDELLATNAKIVKSVVSELVSRSPDIILILVTNPLDAMVHVARRVSGLPKSKIIGMAGVLDSARMRTFIAAELDVSVTDVQAMVLGGHGDTMVPLPRYTTVKGRPVSELMSKEKLDAIVKRTRDGGAEIVGLLKTGSAFYAPSASAVAMVEAIHKDQKQVMPCAVLCDGEYGLKDVVVGVPVKIGRGGAEEVLEYELTGDERTALETSANAVRELCHTVDRLMS from the coding sequence ATGGCACGACCTAAAATCACGGTGGTAGGCGCGGGAAACGTCGGAGGGACGACAGCGCAGCGATTGGCGGAGAAGAATCTCTACAACGTGGTGCTCGTCGATATTGTCCATGGGGTCCCGCAGGGAAAGGCGCTCGATATTTCCCAAGCGGGGCCGGTTTGCGGGTATGACACGCGTGTCGTCGGCACCAACGATTACACGGACACCGCTGGATCCTCGATCGCCGTCATCACGTCCGGCATGCCGAGAAAGCCGGGCATGAGTCGCGACGAATTGTTGGCGACGAACGCGAAGATCGTGAAATCCGTCGTCTCGGAGTTGGTATCCCGCTCGCCGGATATCATCCTGATCCTCGTGACCAATCCCCTGGATGCCATGGTCCATGTGGCGCGCCGCGTCAGCGGTCTTCCCAAATCGAAAATCATCGGAATGGCCGGCGTGTTGGACTCGGCGAGAATGCGCACCTTCATCGCCGCTGAACTGGATGTGTCCGTGACAGACGTCCAGGCAATGGTATTGGGGGGGCACGGCGACACGATGGTGCCGCTGCCACGGTATACGACCGTGAAAGGAAGACCGGTGTCTGAACTCATGTCGAAAGAGAAGCTGGACGCCATCGTCAAGCGAACGCGCGATGGAGGGGCCGAAATCGTCGGCTTGTTGAAAACAGGCAGTGCGTTCTATGCGCCGTCCGCCTCGGCCGTGGCTATGGTTGAGGCCATCCACAAGGACCAGAAGCAGGTGATGCCCTGCGCGGTGCTGTGCGATGGTGAGTATGGACTGAAAGATGTGGTGGTCGGGGTTCCGGTCAAGATCGGACGGGGCGGAGCGGAAGAGGTTCTCGAATATGAACTGACCGGTGACGAACGAACGGCGTTGGAAACGTCGGCCAACGCGGTACGGGAACTTTGTCACACCGTCGACCGGCTGATGAGCTAG
- a CDS encoding alpha/beta fold hydrolase, which produces MQTKINGISIAFHEQGRGVPIVFLHAFPLNRMMWAPQETALASQFRIITIDLRGHGESDAPLWHYTLDQAADDVRGVLDHLSIQQAVFVGLSMGGYILFAFYRKYADRVTGMVLADTKAQADTDEGKRARFEMAQLAYKQGPRAVADIMVPKLLSPATIRTRPELVQRVRTMIEGNQVSGIAGDLMAMAARADSLPLLNHITCPAHIIVGELDLPTPPSDAQLMADKISDARMTIIPQAAHLSNLEQPGPFNEAVRSFVLNTTR; this is translated from the coding sequence GTGCAAACCAAGATCAACGGCATTTCGATCGCGTTTCACGAGCAGGGGCGTGGAGTCCCGATCGTATTTCTCCATGCCTTTCCCCTCAACCGGATGATGTGGGCTCCACAAGAAACCGCGCTCGCTTCGCAGTTTCGGATCATCACCATCGACCTGCGCGGGCACGGCGAATCCGATGCCCCGCTGTGGCACTACACCCTCGATCAAGCCGCCGATGATGTGCGAGGTGTGCTTGACCACCTGTCCATCCAGCAGGCGGTCTTCGTCGGACTGTCCATGGGAGGCTACATTCTCTTCGCGTTCTATCGCAAATATGCCGACCGTGTGACAGGAATGGTATTGGCCGACACGAAGGCCCAGGCAGATACCGATGAAGGGAAGCGCGCGCGGTTTGAGATGGCTCAGCTTGCGTATAAGCAGGGGCCGCGTGCCGTTGCCGACATCATGGTTCCGAAACTACTGAGCCCGGCCACGATCCGGACGAGACCGGAACTCGTACAGCGAGTGCGGACAATGATCGAAGGCAATCAAGTCAGCGGCATTGCGGGGGATTTGATGGCGATGGCCGCGCGAGCCGATTCGCTGCCGCTTCTCAACCACATCACCTGTCCAGCTCACATTATCGTCGGTGAACTGGACCTTCCCACTCCGCCATCCGACGCGCAACTTATGGCAGACAAGATTTCCGATGCCCGCATGACCATCATTCCACAAGCCGCCCATCTCTCGAACCTGGAACAGCCGGGCCCGTTCAACGAAGCGGTCCGCTCTTTTGTGTTGAATACAACCAGATAA
- a CDS encoding urate hydroxylase PuuD, giving the protein MIYLGLTGIGAGEAEWASLILRWVHFLAGITWIGLLYFFNLINAAFLKSLDGPTKNIVIPKLMPAALNWFRHGATVTVIAGVLLYGHMYHKGGTGAVALAIGGLLGIIMMGNVHGIIWPNQKKIIAAVNAAAQGTPAPPEMAQWGRTALLASRVNFMLSIPMLFFMGAGSHFR; this is encoded by the coding sequence ATGATATATCTGGGCTTAACCGGCATTGGCGCGGGTGAAGCCGAGTGGGCCTCCTTGATCCTTCGTTGGGTTCACTTCCTGGCCGGGATCACGTGGATCGGGCTTCTCTATTTCTTCAACTTGATCAATGCCGCCTTCTTGAAAAGCCTGGATGGGCCGACCAAGAATATCGTGATCCCGAAACTCATGCCGGCGGCGCTCAATTGGTTCCGGCATGGAGCCACCGTGACCGTGATCGCGGGTGTGTTGTTGTACGGCCACATGTATCACAAAGGCGGAACGGGAGCCGTGGCCTTGGCGATCGGTGGGCTGCTCGGGATCATCATGATGGGCAATGTCCATGGGATTATCTGGCCGAACCAGAAGAAGATTATTGCCGCAGTCAACGCCGCGGCGCAGGGGACGCCGGCACCGCCCGAGATGGCTCAATGGGGGCGGACCGCATTGCTGGCCTCTCGTGTGAATTTCATGCTCTCGATTCCCATGCTGTTTTTCATGGGAGCCGGTAGCCATTTTCGCTAA